GGATGAAGTTCCCATTGTCTGTCACCACAGGGCCCTGGAAGCAAAGCCAGTTGTCATGGCATGAGCCCTGCGTCTCCTGATCACCAGCCAGGGACTGCCACAGCCCTCACTGGGACCAGCTGTCCCCACTGCAGTGGTTTAGAGTCATCATTCACATAAATTGGGGCCATCCCCACAATAAACCTGTCAGTGAAACCATCACCCCTAACTTGAGACCCTCTTTGGCAGCTCAgactgccctgcagccccccaacacccccagagcagcaggtcaGACCAGGCTGGCAATCCTTCTGCTCCTTGCTCCAGGATGTTTCTTTAGGAGCCACAGCCACAGGCTTTCAATGAGCAGCCTGAACACATAAATACACAACCCAGTAACCAAAGGataaaaaagaggaattacACAAGGCGTCACTTGTGGGAGTGAAAGCCCAGATTTCACCAGATGAAGGGCCAGACCTCTGGTCCTCCCTTTGCCCACGTTCAGGTGGGTCCCCAGGGAAAGCAGGGCTGACAGGGAcatgtggttgtgatattttatgaaaatccctttgctaggattttcttctcctgagaagctgaagggcctcagcttcaagtgtaaacaatttgttatctgctgctgtggaatgcagcaggtgcttcctcgactggtcagtgtgggatgtttctgcttggtggccaatccaggaggcagcagctctcggactctctgggagtcacagaactttgttattcattcctttctattcctgtctcaccttctgataattcttctctctgttctttgtagtatagttatagtgtggtcttttttaatgtaatatatgtcataatataataaaccagccttctgaaatggagtcaagatctctccttcgcttcaccaagtcctgacttgcccagaagacccacggtagTAGGGACACTCACAGCTTTGTTAACAGCCATCCGCAGCTCCACAACACCACCAAACTTTTTGGTCAGGGCTCTGGTGACAGGGACATAAGCCATGGGGATGACCTCGATAGGAACTCCCTTCTTCCAGTGCTCCCCAAGGCTGTCAGATTTTTTCCTAAGGGCACAGTTTGAGGTGGGATTAGTGCTGGACATTACACTGCTGACACTAATCACATCACCCCAGCCCCTTGGTAAACCCAGGCACAAGGCTCAGGAGGACACAGGGTCAGTCCATGTGTGCCCTGGTACAGCAAAAGCCAGTCTGATGCACAATGCTCTATCCACTCAAAAGCCCTGCTTTGACATGCTTTGGACAAGCAGAACAGGAGTTGTTTTCTCCACAGCCCCATGGCTGGAAAATTTATCTCATGCTGACAATCACTGAGCTCAGAGAGCAGAACTGCCACTTCCCCACAAGCTCTGCTGACTCCCAAGCAGGCCTGCTGAgttgaaaattaagaaaaaaagataaattgaaTTGCTGAAATACTGGGAGCCAGGCTCATTTCCAcccattcctgctctcctgtAACCATTGGAATGACAATAATGGCCAAACACAGCACCATCTGAAACCTCCCATGGAGGAGAAAGGTATTATGAACAGTAATATCTTCACCTGTAATCAGCAATAACAATGAAGCACTTTGCAAATCCTGCAACGATCTTCTCCTGTGTCAAGCAGCCActgcaagggggaaaaaaataaaaacaaaaccagaaaacatcaGACTGCTCCTCACTGTGCCTAATGGCCCTGAAATCCAGTCCCCTCTAATATGttcttgctggttttggtgCTACCATTACCCCACACCTTATCCTCCTGATGCCCACCCCTCAACTTTGTGCCCCTTGTCCCTGGCAGCCTTGGCCAGGAGCCATCTCCCACGGggtgcacacacagcccagcacagagacTCCCACAGCCAcgcagggatgctcagagcctcccccaccagcactgggacagacagacagacagcaagGCTCACCCGCCACCTTTGATAAGGTTGAGGTCAGAGTCCACCTCATCTGCTCCATCGATGGCAACATCAAGCTGtgggaagagcagaaaatgGCTGTGGGAACCCCTCCTGTGCAGCTtccaggccctgctcctgctgcagctccagggctggagcatcccaagCAGCAGCCACAAGTGTCACCAGAGCTGGCACCACcgtggtgccagcctgaccaGAGACAAGGGTCTGATGGGCCAGCCAAGGATGCCCTGAGACCACCCAAGCCCCTCCAACAACCACAGGCATGTGAGAGGAGGAGGAACCCAAACCAGCTGCTGGCCTGCAAGGCACACCCCTTTAGCCTCTGGGGGTGTTTAAGGAGCAGCATGCAagattttcccaggaaaaatctTTTCCCTGTCTCAAGCTTCATCTTGGAAGAGATGCCAAGCACCTGGAGGCAACACAACCCAGCAGCCTTCTTGCCATCTAAAGGGACAAGAACTAAGAAAGGACTTAGGGGGAAAATAAACTAAACCTGttcaaatcatagaatcaataaggttagaaaagacctttaagatcattgagtccagccattCAACAAACCCTGCAGGTCCCccctaaaccatgtccctaagcatCAAATCTACATGTtttttgaacacctccagggatgctgatgccaccacagccctgggcagcctgttctagtgCTCGACCAACctttcagtgcagaaatttttcctaatatccaatctgaacCTCCTGTGgggcacaacttgaggctgtttcctgtTGTCCCAACTCAAGTTCTGTAGTGTGGCTGCCCAAACTCAGCCTCAGGGGAGGACTAAGGAGCCTGGATGCTTTCTGAAGGACCAGGTGAGAGGAAGGTCAGCTGAGGTGTCACCTCTGTGGTCCCACTTACCTCTGGATTTCGGTCCAAGTCACTCAGTGTTAAGCCATTCTGCAGGATCAGCTGACGAGCCTGCACCAAGAAGAGAATAAACACCATTTACCAgtggcaggaaaggaaaacagaccCTTGGtatccttccctggctgcagcaaggATGGAGCCTCCCTGGGAGAGCTCCACTCTGAGCTCCTGAAGAAGGTGCAGCAGGAACACACAGCAAGGACAAAATGATCTTTCCAGACCAGAGCAGTTTaatcaaaagaaaatcctgctgctgatTTGAACTAAAATGCTCAGGTGGTGCAACAGAACTCCTGGGTTTGAGTGTCTCCATACTAAATAGCAGGAGGCCTCATCAGCTTGGTGGGAATCACTTTTATCTAAGCACTAAAGCAGATATGGAATTTTTCAATCCTGTGTTGTTTCAGCTTGGACATCATTCTCCCTCACACCCATCCAGCCCTTCTTATCTCCTTTGGCTGAAAAATGGGACCAAGAAAACTAAATACTTACACCACAGCAATGTGGaactaacaaagaaaatatttttcatattggAAATAAGCCAAAAAGTAAATAACAAATGCACAACTCGTGGGAAAAGTGTGGGAATCTGCTGAAACAGCTGCTTGGTGGCTCTGATCTAGGTCTCCTGCAGTGGCTGTTTCCCTCTAGTGGCAACACAACACAGGGCTGCCCTTGGCTCAGTCCCTCAGCTTGAACAGgcaatcacagaattgtttagcCAGGTGTGCTAgcatcaagtccagcctttaAGCCACTGCTAAACCACATCCCCAAGTGTCACATGTACATGGCTTTTACATCCCTCCAGGGgcggtgactccaccactgccctgggcagcctgctcagTGCTTGACCACCTTCCCAGTGGAGAAactttccctaatatccaatctaaacccctcctggcacaacttggggccatttcctcttgtcctgttatTTCtcacttgggagaagagaccgaCCCCGACGTGGctgccccctcctgtcaggggGTTGTGCAGAGTGAGAAGATTCCTcttctgcagcccctcagccgctcctcatcacacctgtgctccagacccctccccagctcccctcccttctctggacacgctccagcccctcagtgccctTCTTGTCATGAGGcacaaaactgaacacaggattgcAGgcgtggcctcaccagtgcccaggagagagggacaatccctgccctgctcctgctgccacactaTTGCTGCCACAGGCCAGGTGCCCCTGGCCTCCtgggccacctgggcacacatgGATGGCACATGTTCCCAGCACCCTCAGGGCCTGTTCTGCTCGGCCTCTTTCCTCtcactctgcccccagcctggagctctgcaggaggtTCTTGTGGCCAAAGTGTAGACCCAGCAcctggccttgttgaacctcaaACCTTTGGCCTTggtccatccatccatccatccatccatccatccttccatccatccttccatcccctgcagagccttgctgccctcctgcagagTGAGATTCCCTCCTTGCACAGACTCTGCTCAGTCCAAACTTGCTGCCATGCTGCAGCTAGACCAAGAAACCCCAGTGCAATAGCCTGGATCAGCTGATTCCCCTGAATTCTACCCACTAACACTAACAAAGTGCATCAGTCACAGGTACTGGCAGCCCAGAAACATCAGAATTAGCAGGTGGCACTCCTGGCAATAAGATTTGAATAGTTTATCATGGCACTTCATAGCATGCAGTTTTAACACCCATGGGCTGTGGGGCCCTAAGGACTCACAAAACGATAGGAATAAAAACCAGTGGGTTGGCATTCATCGCATGGTGTCCACAAAAGGAGATTTCAGGGATCTGGGAAACTCAAAGCATTGAAAAACACCGTGCTGCACATGCAGGCCAGACCCTGAACAGGCTGAGTCAGCGGTGTGGCAACGAGGTGGCTTGgctctctccaggctctgcttgcAAGGCAATGGGAGCAGTGGGAATCAAAAGCAGAGCTCCCATAACTGAGGGAGAAGTGGTGGTAACTGCACAGCACTGGACAGGAGCAGTCCCACTCCGTGCTCTCAGCACACGTCCCGGTGAGAAGAGACAACGCAAGCGCCGGGGACAGATACTTACCCTGCTCTAGCTTTACTGGTGCTGATGGATTAATGACCTGAcaacagggaagggaggagtATAAAAGCCCACTGAAACCAACTCTTCCTTGCCAGTGACCTCAGGCAGCCATCTACACCTGtacacagtgaaaataaaatgctgttttgctGACTTGGGAACGCTCCACTCAGAACTGGTTGAGGTCTAAGGGACTGCAAAAGAGACAAGGCAGCCCCATGTTGGAATTTTGGCTCCTGCAGGTGTACaatctctctcttccctttaaCAGCAACTTTTTGTTTTACTGGTAAGAAACTCCATGGTGTTATATGAACTATGGCAACATTTCAAGGCAGGACAGGCTCCAGCCCATGCTCGCTACAAGAGCTTcatcaatattttctttaagaacTAATGACTGAACTCTGAGCATTTCTCCTAAATTCAAAGGGGACATGGCATTTCAGGGTGGGAATCATTTGAGACAGATCAAAGACAGACTCTCACCACAGTCTATATAATCAACAGAAGTACCAATATaggttaacttttttttccactttctggCCTTTGCAGCACCTTGCATATACCCCAGTTACCTGCAACAGCTGGGAAGAGAGAGCCCTATCACCCCCACACCTAAACAACTGCAGGGTAAGAGGATGTTAGGTTTTCCTAAGATTTTAGGATAATTCAGGTTGGTCTCTATCCATCCAATCTCCAGGTCAAAGCAAGGTCAgctcccaggttgctcagggctgtATCCATCCAGTCCCTGAACACCCCACAGgacaggctctgccctgcctgccacACGGCCTGACCGCCCTCACGGTGACAAGAGTGTGACAAAAGAACAGTCCCCAGGACCATGAGAAGGATACGTGCCCAATTCCTTACTGGGGTATTGCCACCCAACCTTTAAGATCCTTCGGGTGGTTCTCTGCCTGCCCAAAAGGAGGTTCCCAcctcagggagcagaggcaaagaGACCAAAGCCAGCTGACAAAGGCATGGAAGATGCTCAGAAGCTTCCCCAGCAGGTCTGTATTCCACCACCAAGCCAGGCTCCCCCTCTCCCTACAGCCCTCTCAACATCTAGCTTGGTATGAACCAATTCCTGCAAAGGCTGCACAGCGAACGAGAGGTTAAACCAATTTCTCTTTTGCAATTTCTTATCAAATCCAGCTGATGCAGTTGAAGTTCCTGCTGAAAACACAAGAGCTCACTATTATTCTTTACAGCTGTCAGGGCTGATACAGACTCAAAGGAGACAAAGTGTCTCCAGTGAGCTTTGCACTAGGAGTCTGGTTCACCACtaagcagcattttcctctaAGTGGGATCCAGAGAAAGCCACACACCAACCCTGACACAACCAGCCTTACCACACTGGCTCTAAACACACCTCCCAGCCTGAGCTCAGGTCAGGGTAACACAGCACCGTCACTTTCTTTGTGAGGTCTTTCTGTAAGCTGCACCACGACTGCTTTCACTGGTGCTTTTGGTTCATTCACAGCACTGTGAACCAGAGAGAGGCAGGGTGgcctcccacagcccagggggAGATGCCCTGCAGGAGTGTTTGGACTGGCAGGAAGCAAAGGCAGAAAGCACTCACCTGAAAGGACGTAGGGATGCAGACAATTGTCAGGTTCTCCTCCTTAACTCGCTCAGCTGCAGGCAAAAAGCAGAAGCCTTGGTTAGTTCATTGCACGAGGCAAAAACACAGCAACTTTCTCTTTAAGAAACCTCAGTTCAGTGCAGCCCCCCTGATTCACTGCGATTACTTGCCTGGCTTGCAAATAACTCAGTCACGCTCAAAATGCAAACAGGTGCCCCCTCCATAGGCTGAGTCTCAGTTTCAACACAAATGTTTCAACACCCACTCTGGCCCAGCCCAAGCCACCATGAGCCATTAACCTTTatgtctccagcagcagaggagccccaATCAGCAAATCCTCACCTGGGAAATCGGCCCCATCCCCTCTCTCACTCCATTAGACAGGTTTTTGCTGCTCTCCATGTAaacacagagctccagcagctgtcTGAAAGGTTTGCTGGCTTGTTGCCCTGGGGACATCACATTAATTTATTATagaacatttaaatatatagCAGGGAAAGAACTAATAAAGTACAGTATTCCATTAAAtggaaggaaatatttcctcCCCCAGGCTAACCTCAAATGACTAAAATCTATTACTAAGATATCATTATggataaaatgttattttagtaATTACAATACCCAGGCACAAGCCAGCAGCCCAAGAGCCAGCAAGAGCTCGTGCACCAGAGCAAGCACATCAGCTACATGCTCCAAGgtaatgctgctgctggaaggattGAACATGCAGTACACGAGGCTGGATGTTGTTACAAGCCACATCCCAGTTCTAAAGCAATCAGGAGACATGAAAAGCCAGAATTTGCAGCCTGGAACAGCCACTCCTCTTCAAATACAATAGCCATTTATTTAGAGACTGATTCTGTGCTCAAGGAGGGAGTGGTTGCAGTACTGAGCCAAGCCCAGAAGGCtgaacagcagctcccagacaATGAAGTGCATCACACACAGAGTGGGGAAATGGGTGACAAGGGGCAGCCtagccctgctgtgcccctgcacagtgaagggctgggctgtgctcagaactcagcctgctctgggctgcaggacagccctgcccaAGGGAGCTGGAGGTCACCAGGGGACTCCCCAGACAGGCAGAGCCACCCAGGTGGGACACACTGAactgtgctgcccagggaagtggtggaatctTCACACCTGGAAGTGTGTCTGTAACACTTGGGAGTATGGTTTGGTGCTGAACACAGTGGTGCTGTGTGGGATTTGAGGATCTTGGAGGTgctttccaaccttaatgattctgtgattcccccTCTGTACCCACGCAAGACCCTCAAGTACAACAGGGCTGATCCTGCACTGCCAACCCACCATGgcccccacagctgctctgctctgcatccAAGGACATGCAAAGTTCAGCAGCTCCACAAGCAGGGCTGAGACTGCCCTGCAAAGGAACTCTAAACCTCTGCACCCTCTGTAATGAGCCGTGACAGTAATTATCCTCACGCTCACTCTGCAAAACTGCATTTGCCTCACTTGaatattttgctgaaattttctGAATCACTCCCTGAGCAAACCCCTGCACCTGGAGCAAGCAGGTAAACCTGGCTGCAGGGTACAGTAATAaaatgcagcaggatttcaCATTCCTCATTCTCATTACACCTCAGCAGGGCCCTGGGTGT
Above is a window of Motacilla alba alba isolate MOTALB_02 chromosome 4, Motacilla_alba_V1.0_pri, whole genome shotgun sequence DNA encoding:
- the RPIA gene encoding ribose-5-phosphate isomerase, producing the protein MRLPGRLALLRSTPLAARPPGRVRTGRAARRGFSRGRLGGTMAEEAKKRAAFAAVDKHVQNNQVLGIGSGSTIVHAVQRLAERVKEENLTIVCIPTSFQARQLILQNGLTLSDLDRNPELDVAIDGADEVDSDLNLIKGGGGCLTQEKIVAGFAKCFIVIADYRKKSDSLGEHWKKGVPIEVIPMAYVPVTRALTKKFGGVVELRMAVNKAGPVVTDNGNFILDWKFDKVHEWHEVNSAIKMIPGVVETGLFIDMAQVVYFGMEDGSVSLREKQPR